The Chitinophagales bacterium region TAATGTTTTTGTAAGTGTGCAGTGATTTTTTCACAAAAAATGAACAATATTTTATTCATTTAAAGAGATTATTTGTTAATTGTGGAATGCGCTTCTATAATAGATTTTATGGCATCTAACCGCTTAGCATAAACCAATATATTAGCTTTATGGAGGTCTGCTTCTGCAGCAGTTGTAAACTCCTTTGCTTTAGCCCAATCTTTCATGGCGCAATAAGCCTCTGCCAACATCATGTAGGTATAGCCTAAGTAAAAAGGATTATGGTTTTGCTTGTTCAACTCCAATGCCTTTTGTATATACTGAATACCATGAGCTGCATCGCCATTTTCTATCAAGCGCTCTCCTACATTGGCAAATGCCATTGCCTGGCTATTTATATCATTCTCCTCTTCAAAAAGATCGGCCGCCTTTAAATACAAATCAATTCTTTCATAATTTCTTTCTTTTGGCATGGTGTAGGCGTGCATGTTCATACATCTGGCTATACCGCCTTTATACCCTCCTGCCTTAAAATAATCAATGGCTTCAAAAAGCGATTGCACAGCAGCCACTCTATCTCGCTCCAATAAAAGTTTCGCCTTATTGTAAAACAGACTGCCGGCTATCCGGCTCGCCTCTATATCAAAAACCATATTGGCGTTATATACAATGGTTTCAGCTTTTTGATACATAGCTGCTGCTGCTCCACTCCTGCCAACTTTATCGCTGGCAACACCTGCATTTACCAACATGCTCAACAATAACTTGGTATTATTGCCACTTTGCAAATAGGGAAAAATAATCTCTACAAATTCAACTATCAACTCGTGCTGGTTTTGAGTATTCAGATCCTCTAACACAGTATTTATGAACACATCAGTTTCATAACTATTCTTGTTCCAATTTTCTTTTATTTGCTCAAGAGGATTTTTAAAAACTATTAGATACGAAACGCCTGTTGCTTTTTCTAACTTTATACACCACTCCTCAAATTTGCTATACGTACTATTCATACATTAAAACAATACAAATATAATGTTACAAAACAGAATTGATGAAATTGTAAGAACTATTCCCGATTTTCCTCAAAAAGGAATATTGTTTAAAGACATTACACCCGTATTTTTATATCCTGAACTTTGTAATGAAATTGCAGAAACCTTAGCTGCCGAAGCATTAAAAAATGGCACGGTAGATGCCGTTGCAGGTGTAGAAAGCCGTGGTTTTTTATTCGGAATTTTATTGGCTCAAAAACTAAGTGTTCCATTTCATTTAATTAGAAAAAAAGGAAAACTACCAGGCGAAACCATACAGCACACCTACCAATTGGAATATGGCTCTGCTACCATAGAGTTACATAAAGGCTTTGTGAAACCCAACCAGCATATTTTGATTCATGATGATGTGCTGGCAACAGGCGGCACAGCCTCTGCTGCTGCTGCGCTTATAGCACAAGAAGGTGGTATTGTTTCCGGTTATTCATTTTTAATTGAACTCACTTTTTTAAACGGTCGAAAATTACTTGCCGAAAAACAACCCAATATATTTTCTTTAATCCGGTACAACTAAATTATGCAGTTGCTTCCATAGCAGCAGCTGCATTTTTTTGTGCCGCTTTTATGGCTATGTTTCGCGCTAAAGAAACTGCTATTGTATTGAAGGCGTCTTTAATTGCTTGCGGAGCTTTCTCGTTTATTACTGCTGGCACACCTTCATCGCCACCTTCTCGAATACTTTGCACTATTGGAATTTCGCCCAAAAATGGAGCTTCGTATTCCGTAGCAAGGTGTTTACCGCCATCTTTTCCAAAAATGTAGTATTTATTTTCGGGCAATTCTTCGGGAGTGAAAAATGCCATATTTTCTACCACGCCAAATATAGGCACATTAATGCTTTCCATTCTAAACATGGCAAGTGCTTTTCTAGCATCGGCCAAAGCTACTTCTTGTGGTGTGGTAACAATTACCGCACCCGAAACATTTACCGTTTGCGACATCGTAAGATGTACATCACCTGTGCCCGGAGGCATATCTACTATCAAATAATCGAGTTTACCCCAAATACAATCCGATACAAATTGCTTTAATGCCGATGTAACCATGGGACCACGCCATACCACTGCTTGGCGATCATCTACCAACAAGCCGATTGAAAGCAATTTAATGCCGTGCGCTTCTAATGGCACAATGTAGTGCTTATCTTTTATCAACCTCACCTCGGGGCGCTTGCCCTTTACACCTAGCATAACAGGAATAGACGGCCCATGAATATCGGCATCTATCAAACCTACTTTTGCTCCTTGTGCAGCCAGTGCCAATGCTAGATTTACGCTAACTGTAGATTTCCCTACTCCGCCTTTGCCCGATGCTACACAAATAATGTTTTTTACGCTGGGCAAAATATTTACATTGGTATTGCGCATGCTGGTTACTTGTGCATCCATAACCACATCAATTTCATAATCCGGAGCTATTGCCGAAACTGCAGCAATGCAATCGTTCTTTATCTTCTCCTTGAGTGGGCAAGCAGGTGTGGTAAGTGTAACTCTAAATCTTATACTTTTCCCTGCAATTTCTACATCATTTACCATGCCTAAGGTAACCAAATCCTTTTTTATATCAGGATCATCTACACCTCTGAGTGCATCTATTACTTGTTCTTTACTTATACTCATAACCTATACTTATTTTTTTACTCAAAACTTTACTCCTTTAATAAATCCGGTCTGCGCTGGCGGGTTCTTTCCATAGATTGCTCAAAGCGCCATTCCTGAATCTTTTTTTCGTGCCCCGAAAGTAATACTTCCGGCACTTCTAAACCATTAAAAACCGGAGGACGTGTATAAACCGGAGGTGCCAATAAATTATCTTGAAAAGAATCGGTTAAGGCAGACGTTTCATCATTAAGCACACCCGGCAATAAGCGCCCTACCCCATCGGTAAAAACGGCTGCTGCCAATTCGCCACCCGACAATACATAATCGCCAATTGATATTTCTTTCGTAATATACAGTTGGCGAATTCTTTCGTCTATACCTTTGTAATGGCCGCAGAGTATTATTATGTTTTGAAGTAGCGAAAACTTATTGAGTTGTTTTTGCGAAAGGGTTTCGCCATCGGGAGTCATGTATATAATTTCATCGTACGTGCGTTCGCTCTTTAAGTGCTCAATACAGCTAGAGATTGGCTCACACATCATTACCATGCCCGCTCCACCTCCATATTGATAATCATCTACCGTATGGTGTTTATCGGTAGCAAAATCGCGCAGCGAAATTAGATTTACTTCCAGCAAACCTTTTTCTTTTGCGCGTTTCATAATGCTGTGATTAAGCGGACTTTCTAATAATTCCGGTAAAACGGTAATAATATCAATCCTCATCGCTTTCTTCGTTGTTTTGGGTATAGGTTTCAATAATCCCCTCAGGTAAATGCAAAAACAATTGCTGCTGTGTGTAGTCTATTTTTTCAATAAATGCTTCTACCAAAGGAAATAGCACTTCACTTCCATTTACTTCTATTGCCAACACGGTTTGAATAGTATTGCTGGAGGTTTCAGTAACTTTTCCAAGATTGCCATACACCTTATCAATTACTTCAAAACCCGTAAAATCCTCCGTTTCTGAGGTATCAAAAAACTGTGCTACCTCTTTTGTTTTCATCATTATTGAAGCATTTACCAGCGCTACCGCTTGCTCTCTTGTAGTAACTTCTTCAAAATACATAAAACCAGAAATTTCATCTTTGCAGTTCACTTCTTTCGGAAAGAAGGGTAAAACTCCTGTAGCTGTTTCAACATAAAGAACCGTAGGAAAATTGCCTGTTTCCAATGGATAATGAAACAAAAAATGAAAAGCCCCACTTGTTCCGTGAGGCTTTCCAATAGTTCCAACTGTTGTGAAGTTTGTTTTCACTGAACAGCAATTTTTATTCTGCAGGAGTTTCGGCTGCTTCTGTGTTTTCAGCAGCAGGGGTTTCTTCCTGATTTTCTGCCGGAGCAGCTTGCGAAGCGGCTAAAGCCTCTGCGCGTTTGCGATCGCGCTCTTCGCGTTTTTTAGTTTCATCGGCCAACAACTTAGCAGAAATTTCTGCTTTAGCTTTGTGGTGCTTGTGTTGGTGATCCAATACTGCGTTTTTGTGAGCATCTAACCAAGCTTGGAATTTTTGCTCTGCAACTTCAACAGAAAATGCACCTTTAGCTGCACCACGTAATAAGTGCTTTTTATACATAGCACCTTTGTACTTTAAAATGGCGTGTACGGTATCTGTTGTTTCAGCACCATTTTGAAGCCATTTTACAGCTTTGTCTAAATCTAAATGAATAGTTGCCGGCTTGGTAAGCGGATTGTAATCGCCAATACGCTCAATAAATTTTCCATCGCGCGGAGAGCGGCTGTCTGCAGCTACGATGTGATAAAATGGGCGCTTTCCGCGTCCGTGTCTTTGCAATCTTAATTTAACTGCCATTTCTTAAAATCAATTTAAGTGTTGGGAAATATCCGTTCCTTTTCTTGAAACGGGCTGCGAATATAACGGTATTTCTTAAAAATAAAAGTACAAATAGAAGAACCTTTTATTGCCTTAAATCTTTTTGAAAAAAATATTCAATTACATGAAACCTTTTTGAAACAGCATCGTAAAGTATATCATAAATCAGTTACAAATGACCAACATTTTACCTATACCTTCAAATTTCGAGCAAGTACAGCAGGTTTTAAATGCAACCGAAATGAAATTAAGCGACTTAGTGAAAATGAAAACAGCCACCCTAAAAAGTTTAGTTGGCTGTGCGGGAGGAGAAAAAAAGTTGGGAATTAACGTAACAAAGTAAAAGAAGAATTCGTAGAAATACGTGTATCGTTCTCTAACAAACCGGTAACAGCAAATACATAGGTTCCCACTGGAGCGGGAGAACCGGAAATAGTACCATCCCAACCATTAGATTGGTCGGTAGTGCTAAAAAGTAATTGACCTGCTATATTGTAAACAGCAAATTGAAAATTACTTAAAGATGCTCCTAATACATATAAAACATCATTGTTACCATCTCCATTAGGTGTAAATACTGTAGGCACAACAATATTATGATATGCAATTCTTCCCGGAGCATTTTCATAAGCAGTATTATCTTCTATTTCTTTCTCTATATGTGCCACTAATGCATCCATATCTTCCTCGTCAGTTTTAATTGGCTCAATTGCTTTTACATTCACATGAGTTACTGCTATACGGCTAATCGTATCGCTAAACACTGTTGCAGTTGGCTGCGCTTCAACAAAT contains the following coding sequences:
- the rpsP gene encoding 30S ribosomal protein S16; the encoded protein is MAVKLRLQRHGRGKRPFYHIVAADSRSPRDGKFIERIGDYNPLTKPATIHLDLDKAVKWLQNGAETTDTVHAILKYKGAMYKKHLLRGAAKGAFSVEVAEQKFQAWLDAHKNAVLDHQHKHHKAKAEISAKLLADETKKREERDRKRAEALAASQAAPAENQEETPAAENTEAAETPAE
- a CDS encoding Mrp/NBP35 family ATP-binding protein, which codes for MSISKEQVIDALRGVDDPDIKKDLVTLGMVNDVEIAGKSIRFRVTLTTPACPLKEKIKNDCIAAVSAIAPDYEIDVVMDAQVTSMRNTNVNILPSVKNIICVASGKGGVGKSTVSVNLALALAAQGAKVGLIDADIHGPSIPVMLGVKGKRPEVRLIKDKHYIVPLEAHGIKLLSIGLLVDDRQAVVWRGPMVTSALKQFVSDCIWGKLDYLIVDMPPGTGDVHLTMSQTVNVSGAVIVTTPQEVALADARKALAMFRMESINVPIFGVVENMAFFTPEELPENKYYIFGKDGGKHLATEYEAPFLGEIPIVQSIREGGDEGVPAVINEKAPQAIKDAFNTIAVSLARNIAIKAAQKNAAAAMEATA
- a CDS encoding adenine phosphoribosyltransferase, which codes for MLQNRIDEIVRTIPDFPQKGILFKDITPVFLYPELCNEIAETLAAEALKNGTVDAVAGVESRGFLFGILLAQKLSVPFHLIRKKGKLPGETIQHTYQLEYGSATIELHKGFVKPNQHILIHDDVLATGGTASAAAALIAQEGGIVSGYSFLIELTFLNGRKLLAEKQPNIFSLIRYN
- the trmD gene encoding tRNA (guanosine(37)-N1)-methyltransferase TrmD; the protein is MRIDIITVLPELLESPLNHSIMKRAKEKGLLEVNLISLRDFATDKHHTVDDYQYGGGAGMVMMCEPISSCIEHLKSERTYDEIIYMTPDGETLSQKQLNKFSLLQNIIILCGHYKGIDERIRQLYITKEISIGDYVLSGGELAAAVFTDGVGRLLPGVLNDETSALTDSFQDNLLAPPVYTRPPVFNGLEVPEVLLSGHEKKIQEWRFEQSMERTRQRRPDLLKE